The Dyadobacter sandarakinus DNA window AAGGCACTGCCAAGGGTACGACCACGGATGCCAGCGGAAAGTTTTCATTGTCCGTCCCCAAAACGGGCTCCGTCCTGATCGTCAGTTTCCTCGGCTACAAACGACAGGAAATTGCCGTGGGCACGAAAACGATTTTCGACATCAAGCTCGAAGCCAGTACCGACGATTTGCAGGAAGTGGTCGTGGTCGGTTATGGTACCCAGCGCAAGCAGACACTCACGGGCGCGATTTCCAATATTACCACCGATGAAATCAAAACCACCACCCACACCAGCTTAGCACAAAGCTTGCAGGGAAAAGTGGCCGGCGTGCAGATCCGCCAGAACTCCGGCGAGCCCGGTTCTTTCAGCACGAATATTAATATACGTGGCTTCGGCGAGCCGCTTTATGTGGTCGACGGGATTGCGCGGGATGGAGGTTACGAGTTCCAGAAAATCAACCCCGATGATATTGAAAGTATTTCTGTACTAAAAGATGCTTCCGCAGCCATCTTCGGCATTCGTGCAGGAAACGGGGTGGTGATTGTGACTACGCGGAAGGGAAAACAGGGTAAACCGCAGTTCAGCTACAATGCCGTGTACGGCCGCCAAAGCCCGACCGACGTTCCTAATATGACCAGCGCATTGCAATGGGCCGAAATGCGGAACGATGCCGCTAAAAATCTGGGTGAAAATCCGGTGTACTCGCCCGAAGAAATCCAGAAGTTCCGCGATAATGCGCCCGGTTACGAAAGTACCGACTGGTACAAAGAAACCCTCAAACGTTCTGCAAGCCAGCAGCAGCATTTCCTGTCGGCTTCGGGCGGCTCGGGGTCGGCTACCTACTTCACCAGTTTTGGTTATCAAAAAGAAAACGGTTTGCTGAAAAGCAACGATATGGGTTATCAGAAGTACACCTTGCGCTCCAATATCGGTTTGGACCTGACTAAAAACCTGCGCGCAGACCTGATCCTTTCCGGCCTGTTTGACAAGCGCGACCAGCCAGGCGACAATTTCTTCAATATCTACAAAGGAACCCGCATTGCCCTTGCGACTGAGCGGCCTTTTGCCAACAATAACCCTAAATACCCCGCATTGCTCAGCGGCGGCTACAATCCCGTGGCCCTCGCCGATTGCGAACTGACCGGTTATAATGAAGAAGTGAACAAGTTCTTCCAGTCCACTTTCGCCCTGACTTACACAGTCCCATTTGTGCCGGGATTGAAGGTAAAAGGGCAAATCGGCTATGACAGCAACAACTATCGCAACAAATCGCTTTCAAAAGCCTATAACCTCTACACCTACGACGCCATAACCGACAAATACACGCCGCACGAGCAGCGCAATCCATCCCGCATTGGCAACAACTTCTCGGATAATAACCGCGTGACCCTGCAAGCGCAGCTTTTTTACAATACTGTGATTGCAAAAGCGCACAATGTCGGCGCTACGCTGGTGTACGAGCAGCAGGAGTCGCACAACCGCTGGGCGGGACTGGGCCGTGAATATGCATTTTACACAAATGACCAGATCGACCAGGCGGGGTTGAATAACCAGACTACCAGCGGCTCGGAGTCTGAATATGCGAGCCAGTCGTTTGTAGGCCGGTTTAATTATGATTTTCGCGAGAAATACCTGCTCGAAATCGCAGCCCGCTACGATGGTTCCTACCGCTACCACCCCGACCGTCGCTGGGGCTTGTTCCCGGTAGTTTCCGGCGGCTGGCGCGTTTCTGAGGAGAATTTCATGAAGTCCATTCCACTGATTTCCACGCTGAAACTCCGCGGTTCTTATGGACTGGTGGGTGCGGATGCCGGTGCGCCGTTCCAGTATGTGCCGGGCTTCTCGCTCACGGGTGGTGGCGGTTATGAGTTTACCAATGGAAACTATACCACTGGCGCAGCTTCTCCCGCCATTGTGAATGAAAACCTGACCTGGTTTAAGTCAAATATCAAAGATGTCGGTATTGACCTTGGTCTTTGGGACAACCGCATTGACTTCACGTTCGACATTTACCAGCGTGATCGTAAAGGTTTGCTGGCGCGAAGAAATGTGTCCCTGCCCAATACCTTCGGGGGTACATTACCGGAAGAAAACCTGAACAGTGACCGCGTGCGCGGGATTGAATTCTCGGCTTCTTACAGCGGGCAGATCCGTGATTTTAAATACGGCATTTCCGGAAACTTCAACTATGCGCGCACCATGAACCGCTACGTGGAGCGCGGTGAGTTCCTGAGCAGCATGGACCGCTGGCGCAATGGTGCGGCTAACCGCTGGAACGACGTCGTATGGGCTTACCAG harbors:
- a CDS encoding SusC/RagA family TonB-linked outer membrane protein, encoding MRRKHLLNLRTGTSLLLLWLLTLTVAFAQTNEVSVSGEIRDEKNEIVPGASVVLQGTAKGTTTDASGKFSLSVPKTGSVLIVSFLGYKRQEIAVGTKTIFDIKLEASTDDLQEVVVVGYGTQRKQTLTGAISNITTDEIKTTTHTSLAQSLQGKVAGVQIRQNSGEPGSFSTNINIRGFGEPLYVVDGIARDGGYEFQKINPDDIESISVLKDASAAIFGIRAGNGVVIVTTRKGKQGKPQFSYNAVYGRQSPTDVPNMTSALQWAEMRNDAAKNLGENPVYSPEEIQKFRDNAPGYESTDWYKETLKRSASQQQHFLSASGGSGSATYFTSFGYQKENGLLKSNDMGYQKYTLRSNIGLDLTKNLRADLILSGLFDKRDQPGDNFFNIYKGTRIALATERPFANNNPKYPALLSGGYNPVALADCELTGYNEEVNKFFQSTFALTYTVPFVPGLKVKGQIGYDSNNYRNKSLSKAYNLYTYDAITDKYTPHEQRNPSRIGNNFSDNNRVTLQAQLFYNTVIAKAHNVGATLVYEQQESHNRWAGLGREYAFYTNDQIDQAGLNNQTTSGSESEYASQSFVGRFNYDFREKYLLEIAARYDGSYRYHPDRRWGLFPVVSGGWRVSEENFMKSIPLISTLKLRGSYGLVGADAGAPFQYVPGFSLTGGGGYEFTNGNYTTGAASPAIVNENLTWFKSNIKDVGIDLGLWDNRIDFTFDIYQRDRKGLLARRNVSLPNTFGGTLPEENLNSDRVRGIEFSASYSGQIRDFKYGISGNFNYARTMNRYVERGEFLSSMDRWRNGAANRWNDVVWAYQLEGQFQNTDEVIYAPIQNGDLGNTRELPGDFKYKDVDGNGVIDGNDATPLFYGGDPKMYYGVTLNASWKNFDFTALFQGSGKYSVRFREVYAEVFAFRGNTPEYFYDRWHLSDDNQWIAGTWPASRFNYNVGAMYAESGAWRKDASYLRFKSAQLGYTVKLEWLKKIGIQDVRLYANAHNIFTWADKFVKPFDPEKVEGLFGAGLTYPVTRSYNFGINIKF